The genomic window GCATGTCTGTCTGCatacatatatacccatatatggTGGCTCAAACATTTCAGTGTAGTTTTTAGCTTCAAATTTAATACTAAAAAATTGGAACGATTGACCTTTAAGGTTTCTTCCAATGCTAAATATTAAAACCATGCGGTCTATGTTCTATCTGTGTCACTAGAGAAGACAGTTCTTAGGCAGCACTCCCATTTTGTGTGGGCATCCTGCTGAAGAGGTGCTGTCCAGGAGACTTGACAAATCCCATCGATTGACAAGTTCATAGAGATTGTCATTTCCACCAGGGTGACTGGATTCTGGTGTGGAAGTTGTCAAAGGCAGTCAAGGCCTCATTTTAACATGTGTAACAATTTTTACCAGGGTCAAAAAGCCATTTCCTatttctaatcagtaaagatGAATTAAGCAACTTTCTGCTCTGTCCATGGTACTGTGCTAGGGGCTGTACAAGATGGAAATTTTAGATAAGCTCTAATCCCTCTTTttaaagagtaataataataatcatataattagtaataacaatactaacaattagaattaataataataataaactactcTTAAGGTTTACAGAGTGCCCTACAGATATCTTAATTTAGCTTTATCAAACCCAGGGAAGTCGGTTATGAATATCCctatttccagatgaggaaactgaagcaggcagaagTCAAATGATTTACTTTGAGCCACATAGTTGGGAAGTATATGAGACCGGACTGGAACTCATGTCtacttgactccaggaccagtgctccatccaggGTGCCACCTGGATGCTTCTAACAAAGATTTACAATAGTAGAAAGACAAAGCATAAAGCAGAGTGAACCATTATATACAATATAACATGACAAGTGTATCTGAGAAATGCAAAATTCAGTATTCTGGGTGGTAGAAAGGTGAATATTATGACTGGTAGTGCATGAGACTGGATATAGATGGGGGAGAAGTCAgaggaggtagcatttgaattgGGTTAGAAATTTAACAGATGAAGGGAAAATGAGGGCATTCCAAAAGTTGAGAATAGCACAGGTCTTTAAAGAAAAGtgaggaaagaaagcaaaaggtGTGTTTCAGGAGTGGAGAGTGCTCCATTTGGACTTCAGCCTAGAGTTCTTGGACAACCACATGGGTAGCTCTGGGATGTGTAGGGTCTTCAGTACCCAAAAGACAAATTGGAATTCTGTTGATAGAGAGAGCTATGGAAGATCCTTGAGCATAGTGATATTGAGATTAGAACTATGGATAAGGAAGTTTAGTCCTAAAAAGAGTAGATATGAGGGATATGAGGAATGGGATGAGGGATATGAGGAGGGATATGAGAATGGATATAAGAAGACTAATTTTGTTTGCCATTGAAATTGTTTAGTCAGTATTAATGAGGGACCTGTATGAGGGTGATGGTATAGGAAATAGAAATAAGGGACTCATTTGAGTGATTTAGTCATAACATTCCTTTTCCCAATGACCTTCAATAGCTCCCTATTTCCATTCCAGTAAAACTGAAACCACTCTGCCTGATGTTCAAAGATCCCTGTTATCTGGTACCATCTCCTTGATGAAGACTTTTCTGATCCCCAGTGTTGGTGCCATCTTTTGCctgcaatttttttaatcttataaatatatttctcttgTATTGCTATGTATTATAGTCACATGAACTTGTGTCTCTAGACTCTAAGCTACTTAATGGTAAGAAATATTTCTTGGCTAAATATCATATCCACCCCAGTGCACAGTGTTGTTCATACTAGGCATAGGTTACTGAGGCAATGAGGGCTGTGCCATGGGATAGTAGGATCACAGATTAAAAGTCATGATTAAGCACAGATTTAAAGACCATTTagttcaattcccttattttagagatgagaaaatcggtcaaggaaagttaagtgatttgcccaacatcaGATGGATTTTAATTATCAGAGGCGGGCTTTCTATATACTTAACTAATTTAATGAGTTTTCTCTTGACTGGTATGGAGAAAATGTTGACCTCTTAAAaatctttcaagtattttttcaACTAATtggtcatctttcttttttttctttttttgaggaaattgtggttaagtggcttacccagggtcatacagctagctagtaagtgtctggggccaaatttgaactcaggtcctcctgagtagAGGTGGTGATCTAGTCActacaccatctaactgcccctaacTGGGCTATTGTTAAACCATAGATGATTCTCATTGTACCACCACAACTTGCCTAATCTGGACTGACTTCTCAGTCATGCTCATTccatctctttctcctcctcttcctctattcTCCTCTccatcttcttctcctcctcctcttcttccaccTCCATGTATTTCAGtctttattgatgatttttgttgttaataTCATGATATATGGTATCCATATAAATCTCCCTCCCACCTCTCCTGTAACAGTCAAACAAAGCCTACTGATATAGGAACCTATTTGGCAGAAAATACCATATTGAACATCTGTAGTCATGGTCAGCAAGAGGAGGAAGGGTTTCCTGAGCCAATTAATTAGTTGTGATCATTAGATTATGTCATTTCTATGATTATAATAAAGGTAACTATAGAGGGAGTTGTGAAACTCTCTTGATAGTCAAAATATAGTACAGAAGCAATAAAGCTTTATGACTTACAGATATACAGAAGAAAATGCAGGAAAGCTAGATAAATGAGGAGAGAGTACTGCTCATGACTCTGCAGTTCATATTTTGTTACAGTTCAAATTTATTTGTTAGCTAAACAGGAAAAGATCTTGGAAACTAACCATAACTTAAGGTAGGTAACGTTCATTCCTGTTTTTATTGTGCAATTAATTGAACTATATTTGTGTaaatcacaaatatatattttagctaCCTAAAAGCCTTGCTTCCTACTTAGTCATAGTAGTGattgcttttaatttttgtaaaaccTTTTTCAATGCTATACCccaatatttcaatatttattctatCACCAACATGATTTCAGTCAGCTCCCTCCAATTATGGCATCCTTCCCCTCCTAATATGTGCAATTCTTCCATGTAGTTTGACAAATAGCTATCTGTTGATGAAATTCCATGCCACCTAAGACCACATGATTTGATGATATCTGCCTCATGTgcattctaaattgtttttttcaatgtggTAATTCCTTACTTATTATATTTATACCAATGAAGTGATTTGCATCTCATTTTTCATgaactttctttctttaaaaaaaataatacaggtGATCCCAAAACATTTGAAATGAAGGACCTAAAGAAAGCAGCTCATCTAACAGGTTTGTAACAGGGGCACAGGATGGGTAGAAGGAATCATCAGCAGAAAGGATAGACTTCTAGACAAAAGAATGACTACAGAAATTCCCTACATTTCTAAGGCTCCATGACTAACTCACAGATTTGATTGTACATACCTTCAAAAAACTGGTGTCTTATTAGAGAACACTTATTTGGAAGCCATGATTAGTCATTTCTTCTATAGAATGCCTAGCATTGACTTTGGGTTACAGCAAAGGGGTGGAGTACAATCAGTGACCTAACTCAATGGTTCCAAGTCTGCAAATGGGACAAATGCAAATCTGATGGAAATGCAGGGTAAGAggtggggaaaggagaaggagaaggaaagactgAGAGGTATTCCTTGTACTCTAGTAATGTAGTCATTAACAGGATGCAAATGATTGTCTGTTAATATAGAGTTCCTAAAGTAAAGCATTCTCCTACAATTTATTCCATCCATAATAAGAATTTCTCACAAAGTAGTGTGCTTCctgcttttaaaagtatttaaatcaAGTCTGAATGACCATGTGTCAAAGAGGTAGCAAGGCAGAGAGAGTTTGGAACCTGAGAACAAGGTTCCAATCCTGGTTCAATTATTTACCGCCTTTAGATCCTAGGCAAATAACATACATCTGGTGTTTCATtccttcacatgtaaaatgaaagggatgaataCTTGATCCCTGAGGTTCCTCTCAACTTCCAGTATCAGATCCTTTATTGCAATTGGGGGGAGGGATTTCTGATTGAATGAGAATTTGGACTGTATGAGTCTAAGGGTCCTAACTAATTCTAATAGTCTATGATTTAGGAACTTATACATCTTTTAGCATATCACCCATTTGGGGTCATAATGTTCTTGGATCCCGGGATCCTATcacttttaaatcaaattatttccTAGATACTATAATGCATCATTATGATATCCTGATGAAGTTGCCAGAAGAGTGATATTACTAACTACAGACTAGAACCCTGAATCAAAGAGAAGATGAACCAATACTCACAGTCAAGATCACAAAGGGAGTTATCAATGGGTCCAGGAATTGAGTTGCATCCATTGTTATGCTCCCATGTAATGCCATTGATTCATAAATTCATAGAGTTGGAGGGAATCTTAAAGATCATCCTGTTCAGTCCTTCCTTTTATAAGTGAAGGGATTGAGGCTCAGAGTAAATTGcctatagtcacacagctaggaaatagcaaatcttggattcaaacccaagtctcttGAATTCAAGTCCAAGTTCTTTTCACTATAGCAAGCTACATCACTATTTCCAAGTTACTCTGGAAATGACTTTTTGCCAAAGCAAGGACACATGAAGTTGTGATATGGAAGTAATGTGCTCAGATGTGTAAATGCCCCTCATTTAAAGTTCTTCTCTGATTCTAGGCAAGCCTCAATCACAAGGTATCCTACTCAAATGGGGGGATACCTATAGAAACACCCTTGTTTTTTGAGTCAAATACAAGAACCAGGGTCTGCTGATCAATGACACCGGAGTAGATACTTTGTCTACTCCAAGGTTTACTTCAGGGGTCAGAGCTGTGACAACCAGCCCCTGAAACACATAATTTGTAAAAGGAACCCCAACTATCCCCAAGACTTGATactaatggaagaaaagaagatgaactACTGTATCCCCAAGCATGTGGGGGCCCAAAGCAATTACCTAGGAGCTGTGTTCAACCTCACCAGTGCCACAAGCTTATACGTCAATGTATCTGCATTTTCACTGGTCAATTTTAAGGAATCCAAGACATTTTTTGGTATATACAAACTCTAGGGAAGCTTTCAAAAAGTAAACAGGGGCTCCTTTATGATGATGTCCAGTCCATTATACCACTGAAGATAAAGCTTGATAAGGAACTCCATGAGTATAGGGAGCTAGCCCAAGTCAAGGGAAGACACTCAAGGACCATGAGAATCATTGGATCTGTAGTTTCTTTAGCTCATCCAAAGTCCATGAGCCAATGGAGCCACTAGGAGTGAGTGAGGCTATAGGAGCAAGTGGCCATCACTTCTGAAAAGTCTTGGgttgttttttggttttaaacTTGTAAAGAGCaccttttaaatttatctttcatGGATATATTGACTACCTCAGAGGAAGTTGGTCCTCAACTGAATATTCCTGAATGTGAATAGCAAGTAATGGgtgatgggtgtgtgtgtgtgtgtgtgtgtgtgtgtgtgtgtgtgtgtgtgtgtatgcacatgcaTGTGAAAGAGTCCCTACCATAATCAAAGATCCAAAATTGTAGATAGATTTCCAGGAGCATAGGTTTTTCTTTGGCAAGAAGAACAAGAATTTTCCTGTGTGAGGAACCACACATATTCTGCCTACAAAGGATGTCAGTGCGATTGTTGCTCTGTGTTTACAGATGTGTATGCCATTATTAGCATTATTGAAGATTAATTTTCTCTGATGAGTAACTTCTTGGATTTTCTCTAAGCAAGGGGACGTTTGAGGACTCTTGAGTTCTAATAACttcttatcagaaaaatttgagaaagattGAGTGGGTGGACCTTGAAATTCATTAGGTGTTTATGACCATACAAAGTTCTAATTAATGTAAGCTATTTGAGCCATGTctacaatatttatataatgtgaaATTTTTTCTATTAAGAGATACttataataaaaatctattttagtaTAATTTTGACCTATGTTATGTTATTATTTGAAGTGGGTAGAAAGGAAGATTTTACTAAGGAGTAAAACTCTTCCAAATCTATTGTACTTCATAGCTCACTATTTCTTggggtaattttattttttttaagacttgTCTCCTTGTCACTTTCAGACTGGAAGTGAAGGGGGACTACTCACAGATTGATTCCATATTTACAAGAACTTTGGCCTGTTTCCCATCTAGGTCAACAGCAACCTGTTTTCCCCTATTCTCAGGGTCTGACTAATTTAATTCCAGACTTATTGCAGATGCCTGATTGGCTTAGAACATTGAAACTCAGAACTCTTGAGTTCAAGAGACCCATTAGTCTCAGCTTCCTAGTTAGCTGAGATCCCAGATTATAGGATTGTATTTCATCTGGATGTTGATGGAGCTCCCTCAATATACAGTCCAGTaaaattctttatcattttaccattttcatttccttcaattgtTGAGTCAATGCTGTAATgaagtttataaaataataaatcttccTTCTCTGTTTCAATTGTTTATCTTACATTGTTAGATATGAACTGTTTTAAACTATATTTGTTGTACATTTGTAATGCAACAAAGAAAGAGTTTAGTTTCTCAATAATTGAACAGAAAGATCTTCAGACATGGGTAATTCTCCTTTCCACTGTATCATGTGCAAGTGAGACAATTCTAAGCTGCTTTGCATAGGGTTCATCAAATATCATTTTGCCCATATAAGTAGCTGTGAGTGGCACTAACATCACTCCTTGAAAAAACTTTTTGCTTTACTAATTCTGTAAGTAGTcttctaaaaatgaaatcaatagatCTTGGACACAGATTACATTTGGTGGAGAAGATAAGAGTCTACAAAGACTTATATAGGTTTTACAATCTGAAGGATTAGGAAAGTGGTGTTGCTCTCTACAGTAATTAACAGGGAAGGTAGAAGGCAAAAAGAGTATTTTGGGGGggaataatgagttctgttttagatatgttgaTTTTAAGATGTCTACTAGATAATCAGTTTATGAGATCTGAAAggcagttttatatatatatatatatatatatatatatatatatatatatatatatatatatatatatatatacagagttaGAGGTCAGCAGAAAGTTTGGGGTAAGATAGATCTGACAATCATCTgcagagagatgataattaaattcttTGATGCTGACAGGATCACcaatggaagagagattagaatcCCTAGAGACCTCTACAGTTAGAGAACGTAATTTGGGAAGAGGATTCAGCATAGGAGACCAACCAAGGGACATGTTAATCCTGCAGTATTCTGTCTGGGTTAGTTCTCACCTGGAGCATTGTTTTCAGTTTGGAACATGTATTAGAAGGAGATGATAAACTCTCAGAGGAAGATGACTAGGATGGGGAAAGATCTATAGACTGTgccaaaaaagaacaaatgtcCTAGAGATGGGAGGATTTATGGGTAACATGAATACTCTAATTGTTTGAAGGGGTTAAAATTGTTCAGTTTATTATTTACATAGCACTGTAATGCTTGAAAAATTCTTttgtatattatctcatctgatcttcacaacaacctacAAAGTAGGTATTATTTTTACCCcctttttacatatgagaaaactgactaGGTCAAAACCATACAACTGAGAAAtgtcacatcttcctgactccaaacccggTGTTTAACCCCTATGCCTTGGCTCACCCTGGAGCAATCTGTAGAAGCTGCTTAGAGGCAGATTTTTGACTCAAGGAAAGAacaaacttcctaaaaattagaactataaAAAGTGTAATAGGATGCTTTAGTTGATAGATTTTTCCCTTGATAAAGGTCTTAATTTGAAGCTGGAATAGTCACTTGTTGGGCAAGATGGAAAGAAAATTCTTGGTCAAGTGCAGGTTGAATTAGAGGTCTCTTCCATTTTTCACTAAAGAAGTAAAACTGTCAAAGTACAGGTATAGATGctggaaaacaggaaaaaaatccaacatgAACTTAGTCCTCATTAATACCACCAACATTCCAGTTTTCAAAagagaatagtgagagagaggagaTTTCTGGAGAAGCTGACTCAAGTCTTTCTTGACTTAGCAgacaaattgatttttcttaagcacaagtctgaccatgtctcTCTCCAATTCAGCAAAATCCACTACTcatacctccaggatcaaatttaaaatcctctGTCAGAGAAAAGGAACCCTTTGTGATCTGGTCCCTTCCTATGTTTCCTGTCTTCATATTTTTTACTTCTCCCCGtactctttgacccagtgatactgAGCTCCTTGTTGTTCTTCCCATACCACACTCTATCTCCCAACTTTAGGTATTTTCAACTGAAGTCCCCCTGcctataattctctctctctctctctctctctctctctctctctctctctctctctctctctctctctctctctctctcctttctatatcttccttcaaatttcagctaAAGTCCTGTCttctccatgaaacctttcccagggattaaatgacttgtccaaagtcatgtaGATGATATAAGTTGCAGAGGTAAAATTTAAACTGGAGTCCTCTGATGACAAATCaagaattctttccactatatcacactGCCACCCTTCTTCCACTAAAGAGAAAgcttcaggaaagaaaaaaagctttctaAGGGTGTTCTGAAGGACCTTCTCTCCAACAGTGATAGAAGGGCAGAGAACATATTATGCTATCCAAATGACTCAAACTTGCCCTGGGTTATTttattccatatcattgcaaagcAAAAAAATGCAGAAGATCACTGTTGTTTCAGCGACTTGTATTTTATAAGAAAAACCAGAGAAGGAAAACGTATCTAACATTAATCCCACCAAAAAACCCATCTTCTTTTCTAGCCCCCCATCATGGTAACCTTGTGTTTGCTAAAATAGGCTTTGACTTAACCACAACCATGTAGGAGGAGGAAATTTGCTGTGAGCAGTAGCTTTCTTTGTATAGGTAGGGGGTAGGGATTGGGGTATGTCTGTGTTTGTATGAGtaagtgagtgagtgagagaTAGATAAACAGGCAGACAtgaatggagagagggagggagggagggagggatggagggagggagagagagagagagagagagagagagagagagagagagagagagagagagagagagagagtcttatATTTAGAAGGATATTTATCTAGATGCAGAGAAAagtaggaagaagaaatgaatttagTTAGGAAATTATCTCCTAGAAATACCATGCTCTAATGAGATGTACTGATATCTAATGAGGA from Macrotis lagotis isolate mMagLag1 chromosome 2, bilby.v1.9.chrom.fasta, whole genome shotgun sequence includes these protein-coding regions:
- the FASLG gene encoding LOW QUALITY PROTEIN: tumor necrosis factor ligand superfamily member 6 (The sequence of the model RefSeq protein was modified relative to this genomic sequence to represent the inferred CDS: inserted 3 bases in 2 codons; deleted 2 bases in 1 codon; substituted 2 bases at 2 genomic stop codons); this encodes MQQNLNYLYPQIYWVDSPPCAPPVTALPPPPPAPERTGLRLPPLPPPLLPCSSEKRTHPTNFCLLIXFFMILVALSGLXMSMFQLFHLQKELAELKESTSNGQVVSSPEXQIGDPKTFEMKDLKKAAHLTGKPQSQGILLKWGDTYRNTLVFXVKYKNQGLLINDTGVYFVYSKVYFRGQSCDNQPLKHIICKRNPNYPQDLILMEEKKMNYCIPKHVGAQSNYLGAVFNLTSATSLYVNVSAFSLVNFKESKTFFGIYKL